The DNA sequence GTGGAGGAAAGTGCTCTCGCCGATGGTGGCCACGGTCTTCTTGGCGAACTCCTTGCCCTGGGCCAGCTCGAGGCCGAAGGCCACGGTCACCGCGGCGCCCATATCGACACAGGTATCCATCGCCGAGAGCGGCGGCAGGGCACCCAGGGTGTAGCAGCCGATGTCGCCGGTGACGGTGTACTTGAGCCGGCGCAGGGTGTCGTAGACCCCGCGGTGCGGGCAGCCCGGGCAGAGCACCGGGGCGCGCAGGGGCAGACCCGAAGTATCGATCGGCGTCTCGAACTTCTTGGCTACGGGCAGGCCGCCGCCGGCCAGGCCCTCCGCCACCCGCTGCTGGTTGAGTTCGCCGACACCGGGGATCAGCTCCTTGCCGACGACGTTGAAGCCGCGGGCCTTGAGCTGGGTCTCGACGATGGGATCGTTCTCCTCGACGACATAGACGACGTCGTAGCTGGCGCAGAAGTCCTCGATCATCCGCCAGGGCAGCGGGTTGGTAAAGCCCAGCTTGAGGAAGTCGGCCGTGGGCAGAACCTCACGGACGTATTGGAAACCGATGCCCGAGGCGATGACACCGATCTCGCCCCCGCCCTCGATGACGTAGTTCCAGGGCGAGTCATTGCTCTCCCGTTCCAGCTCGGCGAAGACCTCGTCCAGACGGGCGCGGCGCTTGCGGGCCCGGGCGGGAAGGATCACCCGTCGGGTGTCTTCCTTCTGGTAGGGGGGGATGTCCTTGACCTTGCGCTCGCCGCAGTCGACCAGGCTCTTGGAATGGCAGATGCGGGTGGTCAGGCGGATCAGGGACAGGGTCTGATACTTCTCGGCAATCTCCAGGGCCGTGCCCACCATGTCCTTGGCCTCCTGGCTGTCGGCGGGCTCGAACATCGGCACCTTGGCGTGACGGGCGTAATTGCGGTTATCCTGCTCGTTCTGGCTGGAGTGCATCCCGGGATCATCGGCGCTGACCACGACCAGGCCGCCGTCGCAGCCGATGTAGGCGGCCGAGAAGAAAGGATCGGCGGCCACGTTCAAACCGACGTGCTTCATCGCCACCAGGGAGCGCGCACCGCCGAAACTGGCGCCGAGGGCGATCTCCAGGGAGGTCTTCTCGTTGACGCTCCACTGGGAGTAGATTTCCTCGTAGGCGGCGACGTTCTCCAGGATCTCCGTCGACGGCGTGCCGGGGTAGGCCGCGGCCACCTGGACGCCGTATTCGTAGGCGCCGCGGGCGACGGCTTCGTTGCCTGACAGGAATTTCCTCACGGGTCCTCCTTGGCCACGGGGTATGTGACCGCGGGTTAGGCGGTAGCTGTTTGTTGTCGAGGCTTCTGCTGTTATCTCAAACTGATAAAACTACCCGGCGGGCCGCCGCCGAACCACAGACCGTCACCGGACCGTCACTCAGTCCGGGCGGCCGGTCGACTTGCGGTTCGAACACGGCGGCGGTCCGGTGGATAATGTCCAGCCCTGTGCGCTGGACTGGCCCACCGGTCGTCGGGAAATCCACTAAATAACTATTCTGACACGATAAACCCAAACCCCCACAAGATCGCTCCCGAACCGGACCCGGCGCTGATAAAAAACGCACCGACCGTGGGTGCGTCAAGATTTCCCGGATTAACCGCGGGGATCGTAACCGAACCACCACTGGGGGGTGACGCTCAAGGCGGGTTCTATAAGATAGGCTGAGACTCGTTTCGTTTGCCGATCAAACAACGGCCCGATGATACCCGAAACGGCCTGTCCGGTCAAGCCGACCTCCAGGGTCGGCTTTTCTGCCGCACCAGCTCACCGGGGTAACGGCTATGCAAGCCGCCCGGCGAAAACCAGCCGCCAACCACCGCACGGCTGCGGGCTATCGGAGCGCCGGAACTGGCACAGTTTTTGCGGAGGCGGACCGTTGTCCTCTCCGGCAACGGTCGCCGAGATGCAAAAACTGTGCCAGTTCCGGCGCGGCGTTACGGGCG is a window from the Candidatus Coatesbacteria bacterium genome containing:
- the iorA gene encoding indolepyruvate ferredoxin oxidoreductase subunit alpha, with protein sequence MRKFLSGNEAVARGAYEYGVQVAAAYPGTPSTEILENVAAYEEIYSQWSVNEKTSLEIALGASFGGARSLVAMKHVGLNVAADPFFSAAYIGCDGGLVVVSADDPGMHSSQNEQDNRNYARHAKVPMFEPADSQEAKDMVGTALEIAEKYQTLSLIRLTTRICHSKSLVDCGERKVKDIPPYQKEDTRRVILPARARKRRARLDEVFAELERESNDSPWNYVIEGGGEIGVIASGIGFQYVREVLPTADFLKLGFTNPLPWRMIEDFCASYDVVYVVEENDPIVETQLKARGFNVVGKELIPGVGELNQQRVAEGLAGGGLPVAKKFETPIDTSGLPLRAPVLCPGCPHRGVYDTLRRLKYTVTGDIGCYTLGALPPLSAMDTCVDMGAAVTVAFGLELAQGKEFAKKTVATIGESTFLHSGMTGLMDLIYNRGNTTVCILDNRITAMTGHQFNPASGYTLDGKEADRVDFEKLVHGMGVEWTRTVDPLDLEATKQALKEATDHEGPAVLVFKSPCALTPWAKELPRVEYYVDEENCVKCRACINLGCTGISPSGTDGKARFDPTLCVGCGLCEQVCKFGAVTRVTEETKKESWCVDPE